Part of the Candidozyma auris chromosome 4, complete sequence genome, CACTCTGAATATTTCAAACCCGGACTGAAGCACGTCCAAGTGCAAGTCGCCCAGATTGTCCAAAATGTCCAACGTGAGCACGCCACAAGGAACATTGGGAAAGGTTATGTCCAAGTTGATATCAAGCTGCTTGTTCACATCTCTGTCCACGACCAACTCGGGCCTCACTATCATCAGCGTGTACTCGTTATACTCGTTTCGGATGAGCAAAAGCACAATAAACACGCATATAAGCGTGATCATGCCGCCCAGGGCTGTCTTTACTCTGGCGTCCTCGACGGTTTTGGCAAACGCATCGAGCGATATCAAACGGGGCCTTGACGACATGAGGGTAACTTGTCGAAAAGAAGATAGTTCGCTTTGGGTGCGAAAATATAGATTAGTGGCAGATACCGTTGAAGAGAATACACCCTTGATGAAATCCAATATCTAAAGTAAGAAATTATTCATTCATTGAGGAGTGAAATGGATCAAGTTTCCAGAACCTCGATTGTATTAGACATTGAAGGCTTAGGAAACTACTAGGTTGTATGCACCGAGTGGATTTTGTACTGCCAGTGTACTCAGGTCGCTGGCTAAACAGCGATGCATATAGATTCCACTaatttttctatttttttatttttttttttaaaaaaataCATTTCACTCAATAAGGAAATTAATTATATTTTAACTTTTTCTTGGCCCAGCCATATGAGATCTTGGTCTTCGAATTCTATTAGTCATACTCCGTATGGAACTAAACAGATGTCGCAGCCATTAAGTGAAGGCCGAGAAGTGTTATAGTTGGAGCCTAATGGTGTCCAAATACAGCTATGTGTTGATAAAGCGCTTTACCCATATTGAAAAATTTAATTATTCGTTTTGAGCAACTACAAACGCAATTCACTTGACAACGGGGGCCCGCTCAACTCTATAAGTGACATTGGCTTCGAAAGCACTTATGCCAACAAAACGTTCATATTCTTATTGTAATAATTGACATTCAAGTGGAGCAGCtatcttgaacttgaatGACGGCGTAAATGCTATCATTCCCCGGTCAACTTTTTTGGACTGAtgccattttgcaatcaCCTGCATAATGGCGGGCATCCTAAAACCGCTTCCTTATATACGATTCTGAAGACTCAACCATGGCAGCAATCTTTGCTAATATACGGCAGCAACAAGTCAATGACACAAATCCGAATGGGAGACAATGCCAATATGACATACTTCATATCTCTACCAACGCAATTGGCACAAAGATCGCCAATACAAGGGACGACAAGGCGATAAGAATATGGAAGCTAGTGGCCCTGGGACCCACAGATTGCGTCCTTATCCCCAGTGGGCACGCAGAACCAGTGAAACGAATATCATGGCTCCCAACTTCGGACAATCGCTTTGCCAGTGTGGGTGGTGATGGTTACCTCAAGCTTTGGACACTGGCGGGAACTCTAGAAAGAGAGATACGCGTTTCTACTGAGAGAACCGAGAACAAGTTCCGCTTGGTAGACTATTCTGTTGATGGACTGTACTTGTCGCTAACAAATGAGGATACTCTTGTCATAGTAGATGTGAACGATGGCTACAAGAAAGTACATGAGATGCAGTTTTCGGACGCTATATCGGAAGTGAAATGGCTGAATGATCCGCATACGCTTCTAGTCGGGCTTGTGAACGGGTGTATCAATTTCTTACAACTTAAAGAAAATCTCGAGGTAGTTTACACGCTATCGGGGCCTCGTTCGGCTGTTAATTGCATAGCTATAGACCCTAAAGGAAGGTTTATCTGCGCTGgaaatgaagatggcatCGTTTTCTTTTACAATACAGCAGACTTGCAAAACAGCAAGACCATTacaaaagttgatgagTCCATAACATCTCTCGACATAATCAAGGATGGAAATTACGTCGCGGTGGGCTATGAAAAGGACTGCAATATCCACATTTATGAATGTGGAACTCTAGAGAAGATTCATGAGATCAAAGACCCTTCGTGTAAGGTTTTGAAATTGCCTCTTTTCAAGTGGTTACCAACAGTTAACGGCTACATATACACCAGCAATCAGAATCGCCTGATGAACGTTGCTAGGAAAGCATAGTTCCGATGGAGCGCAATTTCGGCATCAACTATGCTACATTGGAACTTCAAAGATAGACATCTTTTTTTACAAAAGCAGTCTTATTTTTTAGACACTTAATGAGTCCACGGAATAATGAATTACTATTTGGTTGGAATAAAGCTAAGTTATAGAATGCATTAATCCAAAATGAccgctttcttttttttcttcgtttttgGCTTCAGGCTCACTGCAACCACCTGGCTGTCTGTGCTTACCTCAGGGGTTTCactctttttctctgcaTCACGCTGTTCTTCAGGTGGAAGAACAGGAGCCGGCTTACCAAGCTTCAGATCGACAATATTTACAGATTCCTTCAGCTCTTTAggcttttcctttttctcctttgacttggtctctttcttcttcttcgctttctttgcttctttcctctgaatttttttctccttttcctCGAGTTGCTTTCTTAAAGCTTCCAAGTCGATGTCGTATTCCTCTGCCTTCTTGGAGTCAGAAACTTCCGCGGGTGAAGAGTTTATATCAAAGTTGTCAAGATTGGAtgaattgatcaaaaatttgtttggctttttctttttgccaGTTTCAGCTGGAGCAGCCTCAGGCGCAGGACTCTCGATGCTATCCCCAAAGCCTTCTTCACTAAGAATGGTCACCTTATGTTTTTTAATCTTTTTGCCCTTTTTTGATTCTTTCCGACCGAGTTCCTCTAATGAAACAAGAGAGTTCTTTTCACTAGGCGTTCCAGATTCTGTGTTTTCAGATGGCGTTGATAATAGCTGAGGTCTCTGCTTGTTacgcttcttcttgtcgcTTGGTGTTATGTAGAATGGATCGTCTTTCATTCGTTCAAGACGCTCACGCGAaatctcctcatcaactttttgaatgtctttttcttgagGAAGCCCTTCTTCGTCAGACTCATCGGAATCCCTGAAAACAATCGGATCGTCTTCTCTCAAACAATATTCGGGTGGCGTATTTATCGGAGCGTCGAGGTCAATATCAGCGGGCAATGGAATCATCTTTtgagcagaagcagcaacagGATTAAGCGCAtacgacttgaagaacgaCGGCAAGATTGAAGTAAGGAGATGTGGTAGTTCATTGTCGTCCGGTATGTCGGAAGGGATATCAGTTGAATCATTCAATCGGGTCTTCACCAAGTCTTGCTTCATCGAGGCATCAATACTTGATCTATCCTCTTCTGAGGAGTCTTCCTCTGATGAGCTATTACCGTCTTCACTCTCGCTTTCATTCGCATTATTGctgtcatcatcaatgttTGTATCTTCGTTTGTGAGGGATACTTTGCGATTGAAATAGTTGAgttcctcttccttgactttATTCAAAGCAAGGCTACTTTTTCCACCCATAGCGTCCATGCTGAGACGTAAAAATTCTAGCCAGGATAAagctctttcttggacCTCATAATGGTCATGAGATTCCCAATTTTCAAGGAATTTGATacacttgaacaagaaataGGACAATTGACCAAAGGGCTCATGACTCAATTTGCCATGCTGAACATAAAGCGACACGTaatcaacaacaatgtCACTATACAACTTCACAAGCGACGGAATAAAGACAATCTGTACATCAGGAAGTGGAAGTTTCAATAAAAGTCGTGAGACTGGAAACTGGTCCAGCTTTCCCAATTCTTTGTCAACAAAGCTATTGACAAGAGTATTCAACATTTGAATTTTGTACCCTAATGCGGAACTTTGACTCTCTgcgtcatcttcatcgtcggACTCATCGTATGTGTTTCCAATTTCGCTTATATATTCACCCATAAGCCAAAAAACATCCTTCATTAAGATTGGGCAGAATTGCAAGATCCGTTTGTCCTTAACGAATTCAAACACAACATGCTTCATCAAGTAAGGACGAAGTGAGGGCACCTTAGTAGCGACAGTTTTTAATTCAGAACCAAGTTTGCGGGCTATGATGTCCAGCGTACGTTTAGATAAGACAGGAGCAAGATCAGCAGAATCTTTGCTGTCCAAAGGTAGAAGAGTTGTATTTACCACGTCCTTGAGAACGGTAACATACCAGTTGAAATTGGGAATGTTGGAGTAGTTGTCTTTAGATGCAATTTGAAGGATCTTAGAGACAATCTCTAGTCTCAACTTCTCAGGAATGCAGGGATTTGCCTCGTCTGGAAcgagttgcaaaagaagctccttgatgatctcaatGATATTGTCTTCAGTAACGAGGTATTGACAGATCTCAAGACCTTTCTTAAGAACTATGGTAtccttcaccttcaaacTGTGCATCACGTACTGTGAAACACGCTTATCGTTTTGCATGAACTCGGGAAAGATCTTTAAGATGCTGATCAAGGCTATGAGGCCAACGAATCGTAAGTTTGCGTctccatcaacaaagaagatcaaaagGTGGCCAATGCATGTTCTCGCTACATCCTtatcttttgaagatgaagc contains:
- the APL5 gene encoding Apl5p produces the protein MSAFQVQSSEMLARLKPFGISFEKSLTDLIKGIRAHYKESPENLSEFLDSAIEECKNELATTDLEVKATAVLKLAYLEMYGFDMSWCNFQILEIMSSSKFQQKRIGYLAAMQSFKSEKDLLILATNQFKKDLNSHNHVEIGLALSGIATIVTPNLAQDIVDDILVKLTHSKAYIRKKAILALFKIFLQYPESLRTSLPRVIEKLDDEDIAVVSATITVICEISKKNPNIFIAYLPKFFSILEDTQNNWLIIRILKLFQSLSKVEPRMKKKILPSIIKLMEKTDATSLVYECISCIVNGGMLSASSSKDKDVARTCIGHLLIFFVDGDANLRFVGLIALISILKIFPEFMQNDKRVSQYVMHSLKVKDTIVLKKGLEICQYLVTEDNIIEIIKELLLQLVPDEANPCIPEKLRLEIVSKILQIASKDNYSNIPNFNWYVTVLKDVVNTTLLPLDSKDSADLAPVLSKRTSDIIARKLGSELKTVATKVPSLRPYLMKHVVFEFVKDKRILQFCPILMKDVFWLMGEYISEIGNTYDESDDEDDAESQSSALGYKIQMLNTLVNSFVDKELGKSDQFPVSRLLLKLPLPDVQIVFIPSLVKLYSDIVVDYVSLYVQHGKLSHEPFGQLSYFLFKCIKFLENWESHDHYEVQERALSWLEFLRLSMDAMGGKSSLALNKVKEEELNYFNRKVSLTNEDTNIDDDSNNANESESEDGNSSSEEDSSEEDRSSIDASMKQDLVKTRLNDSTDIPSDIPDDNELPHLLTSILPSFFKSYALNPVAASAQKMIPLPADIDLDAPINTPPEYCLREDDPIVFRDSDESDEEGLPQEKDIQKVDEEISRERLERMKDDPFYITPSDKKKRNKQRPQLLSTPSENTESGTPSEKNSLVSLEELGRKESKKGKKIKKHKVTILSEEGFGDSIESPAPEAAPAETGKKKKPNKFLINSSNLDNFDINSSPAEVSDSKKAEEYDIDLEALRKQLEEKEKKIQRKEAKKAKKKKETKSKEKKEKPKESKESVNIVDSKLGKPAPVLPPEEQRDAEKKSETPEVSTDSQVVAVSSKPKTKKKKKAVILD